The stretch of DNA GAGTTCGGCAAATAATCGGCCGCAGCCAGCGAGTATCGCTGCTTTTCCAGCCTAGTATCCGAGACTTTGAGTACGATCTGCGGTTCACGAGTCCCTATCTGGCTAGCGAAGATCGTTTGGGTTACAGTTTCGGCACTTTTCGCGATCGCCGGAGTTCGGACATTTTTGACAAAGATGTTAATTTACCCGACGACAACAAAGTTCGGGAAATCAGGATGGGCGGTAACGTCAATTTCACCCGACCGATTGGCGATTGGCAGGGGACTCTGGGATTGAACTATACCAGCATCAGCACGCGCGATCGCAATTTGAGGATTGCCCGCCGCGATGAAGAAGGAAATCCTCTGACTTTAAGCGGTACGGGGGTTGACGAATTATACACTGTCTCCTTAGCTTTCACCCGCGACTGGCGCAACAATCCCTTTAACCCCACTAGCGGCTCAATTTTGACTTTGGGTACAGAACAGTCAATTCCTCTGGGGCGGGGGAACATCACAATGAATCGGTTATTAGCTAATTACATACAATACGTGCCTATACAATTGATAGGTCGAGGCGATCCCGAAGCTTTGCCCGAAATGTTTGCCTTTAACTTGCAAGCGGGTACGATCGTTGGCGACTTCCCACCCACAGAAGCTTTCCGTCTCGGTGGTAGCAGTTCTGTGCGGGCTTACACATCGGGAGCTCTTGGCACTGGCCGCAGCTACGTTTTAGCCTCCGGCGAGTATCGCTTCCCCATCAGGAATAATATCGGCGGCGTAATATTTGTCGATTTTGCCTCAGATTTAGGTTCTGGCGACAGCGTATTGGGAGAACCAGCCATTGTCCGGGACAAACCTGGGACGGGTGCGGGGGCTGGGGTAGGAGTACGAGTGCGATCGCCTTTTGGGTTAATTCGCTTCGATATCGGAGTTAGCGATCGCGGCGGCGTAAGATTCCTCTTCGGTACCGGACAACGGTTTTAAACTGTTAGTTGTTAATTGTTCGTTGTTAGTGGTTAGTTGTTAGTTGTTATTGACCCAGAAACCTGGCTTCTGCCGTGCATTTCGACAAACGTTTGACTAAACGGACGGTTGAATATTCTGGCTAACATTGCTCCAGTTACAGCTCTTATTAACGCTGAGGTTTCTTGAGTTTAGAATCTTTAGCTTTTGCCGTTGATTTCGCTGGATAATACCTAAATTTACTCAGAGCAGCACTTGCCGATTTAGCAACATTCCGATCTGTATCTCGCAGAGCTTGTTGCAGAAAAGGGATCGCTTTATCAGACTTAATTGCTCCTAAAGCTTCCACCGCAGATAGGCGTACCTGCGGCTCCAAATCTCTACTCAGCTTTCCTAATATTGGTATTGCCTGCTGCAATTCCGATCTTGAACCGTTAGCAGCAGCAATTTTGCTTAAAGCTGCTGCTGTTAACTTGCGAATATTAGCGCTTTGATGACGGGAGTACCCGATTAACTGAGGAACAAAACTGATTTGACGGGAATCTCCCCAAGCTATAATTTTATTATCTAATTCCTGAACTAATGCTTTAGCAGTGAAGTTCAATGTTGGGACTTTCTGCTCTTCAATTTCCGGCTCCAAAGGGACAGAATAAGTAGGAGTTACCGTCTCTAATTGTGGTGATTCCACAAACTCAGGAGTTGCTGTCTCTGAGGGCTGTGATTGCCAAGCTGGATTTTGTTCTCCTAACTGACTTTCATAATGGTTTTGTAACATCCTGACCGTTTGTTGTGTATAACCTTCATGGTTTTGCAACTCCTCATTGGCATTTTTTAACTGAGTTTCATAATGTTCTTGCAGTAGTCTGGTATTTCCCTGCATCTGAGCCTCGTGAGCTTGGGATTTCTCTGCGGCTAATCTTAAATCATTTTCGTATTCCTCTTGCAGCAGATTGATAGCTGATTGTTTCTGAGCTTCATAAGTTCTAGCTAATTCTTCAGCAGCTTGCATTAATTGAGTTTCGTATTGTGCTTGCAATTCACTGATAGTTGCCTGCATCTGAGCTTCGCGAGCCTGTAATTCTTCAGTGGTTTGTTTTAACTCGCTCTGATGTCTATCTTGCAGAGATTGTATGGCTGATTGCATCCTGTCTTCATAGGTTTTCTGCAATTCATCAGTGACTTGGACTAACTGAATATTGTGTTGGTCTTGTAAGGATTGTATCGTTTCCTGTAGCCGTGAATTATGAACTTGTTCTAATTCTTCTGTGATTTGTCGGCGGCGGTTTTCCTCTCCCGCTTGTAGGGATTTGATAGTTTCTTGCATCCGAGACTGGTGGGTTCTTTCCATGTCCTCGGATATTCTGCGAGTTTGCTCGCTTTGGTTTTGCTTGTGCTGCTGCAATCTCTTTTCTACCAACCAGTAGGCAACTGCCAATCCCGCCAAAAAACTTATGAGTGCTGCTATTACTAAAATCATCAGTGAAAACCCTCCAGTTTGAAGTGCGCCTGCTTTTCTGTTTAACTAATGATACAGTATTGAAGAGATGGCAAAGTATAAAAATTGCTAAACTGCTACCTCTCCAAAGCCACTTCGCAGTCGTGTCTCAATGGAACACCCATTACCAACTCCCACCACTCGCGCTCATGTTTTTGTTTCGGGAACTGTTCAAGGTGTTGGCTATCGTTACTCAACTATGAATTACGCCAAGCGATTTGGCGTGAATGGTTGGGTACGAAATCTTGCCGACGGCAGGGTAGAAGCTGTGTTTGAAGGAAGTATAGAAGCCGTGCAATCGATGATTTCCTGGTGTCGCATTGGGCCGATGGGTGCTGTAGTTAAAGATGTGGCGATCGAGTATGAAGAACCGGAGGGAGATCGCCGATTTGAAATTCGCCGTTTCTAACTGTAATGACTTCAAATAATCGGGCAACTTTGCTCAAATCTTTGTCTCCCGGTGCTATTTCTAAACCGCTGGAAAGGTCAATGCCGCTAGGTTGAAGTTGTTTGAGGGCAGCTAATATATTATCAGGAGTTAAACCGCCGGCAAGTAGCCAAGGACAACTAGGTTGAAACTGTTTTAAACTCGTCCAATCTATCGTTTTACCCGTACCGCCTAGCTGGTTAGGATGATAAGCATCTAACAGTAAGGTATTAACATGAGCGGCGTAAATAGCGGCTTTCTCTAAAGTTTCAGGTGTTTTTACTCTCAAAGCTTTGATAATTTCAACTCCGGGTAAAAACTGCTGGAGGCGATCGCAAAATTCTGGGCTTTCATCTCCATGCAACTGCACGCCATTTAATTGAGACCGATCGACTACTTGACAGATTATTTCTAGTGTGGTATTAGCAAAAACCCCGATGCGATCGATATTCTGGGGTAACTGCTCGACGATCGCCCGAATCAACTCTGGCTGAATATACCTGGGCGATGCTGGCACACAGATAAATCCCAAGGCCCCCGCCCCTAGCTGCGCGATCGCTTGCCCTTGCTCTAGCTTCGTAATCCCACAAATTTTGACTCGCACGATCGCACCTCTCTGCCGCAGTTGTATCAAAATATAAACTTATTGTTAACTATTAAAACAAATTTTAGTTTGTGGCTAAGCACTATTTATAATTTTTGCATTCAATTAGTCCCAGCAAGCAGCCGTCCAGACAGCCTGTTTGGGCGTTGATATAAAATTGGTTCTGGTCAGAGAGTCCATTTTTCATGGATTTTCAGAATTTAGGTGCCAATGACTAAACTCACATTCCTTTCTAAGTTTATCAAAGGAGATTAGGAACTTGATTTACTCTGCTTTACTTTTGGCCGTCGGTCAATCTACTACACCCCATACACCAGAATGGTCTCTCGGTGTAGGGCTAGTAATGATTCTTGCCAATCTATTCGCGATCGCGATCGGCTACTATGGAATTTCCAAGAACAACCGAGGCAAAGGCCCAGCTTTACCCGTTGACCTACCAGGTATGTTCACAGGATTTGGCGTACCTGAATTATTAGCAACAGCAAGCTTCGGTCACATCCTGGGAGCCGGAGTTATCTTAGGTTTAGGCAACGCTGGAGTCCTCTAAATCGTCCAGAAATTAACAATTAAAAATTAGAAAGCCGGAAATCGAGCGGCAAGTTTTAATTGTGAATTAGACGTTTCAGAACTTACCCATAATGTAACGCCGCCGTCCCGCAGGTTCAAAAACCGGGTAATTCGGTGGCGTTATAAATAGTAGAAAAATCATGTTAACCCTAGTTTGTCACTCTAGGAAGAGTAAAATAGAAAGAGAAGTGTAAATGGGAGACATAGATGATGATACAGCCCAAAATTCCACAACCTACCATTAGTTTCATCGATCAATATTGTGGGAGTTATCAAAAAATATTTCCAGAAGTTAGAAGCTATGAAGCCTTTAAGCAAATTATTATGGGGATTTTGACACCAAGCAAAAGAAAAAGTTTAGTAACACTATCTAAAATCAATACTCCGGACAGTTTTGGAGTAGAGAGGCAAGCGAAAGCCCACAAAAGAGTCAGTAAAATTTGAATCTAAAAGGCAGAAAAAAAGACACTCTTTAAGTTAAGCTAAAAAAGCACACCAACTTAACAGACTGCATACATGAATATTATTGAATCCATTTTACAACAAATGTCAGGGGTGAGTCAAGCCCAAAAAAAGTTTATAATGACTTTACTTTCCACAATCGTGCTGGTTTATGCCAAAGTGAAATTCACCAACCTGGGTCGTTATAGTTCTGCCAATGAAAAAACTTATCGGCGGCAATTTTTCCAAAAGTTTGACTGGTCTCACTTCTCTAAACTTTTTATTAAAAAGCCTTGAATCAAGAGCGCACAGTTATTGCCGTTATTGATTGTTCTTTTCTGAGAAAAAGTGGTAAAAAGACTGAGGGAAAAGCTTATTTTTATAATGGTATCGCCGTATTTTCAATGGCCTCTTATAAACGCTTGGAATTCAATCGGCATCTACTTTCTACATTTATTAGCAAGTTAGATTTAGACAAGGACTTGATTTTAAATCATCCTAACCTCCCTTCAGTCTTGTCTTATGGTACTCTGGCTGCTTAAAAACTGTCCGGACTATTGATATTGGCAAAATTAAATATCAAGATGTAGGCAATATTTATGGAGAAAAAACTTGGATTGAATATGGATTTAGACAAAGCAAATCTGAATTAGGTTGGTCGGACTTTCATGTAACTAAATATAATGATATTGCTAAATGGTGGTCAGCTATTTGTTGTGCTTTTCTATTAGTTAGTATGAGGGCTATTTCAACTCAGCCTTCGGAATTATCTGACTTATCAACTTGTCAATCTGAACTGAATAGTTATCTAGCTGAACATCCAGACTGGGATTTCAATCAAGGCTGGAAATCAATGCTAAATAATATGCAATTACTATTATTACCACTATTAGCCCTCAAATTAGTTGAACCTTGGTTGAAGGTAATGCAAGCTCCTCTATTAGTTAGTAGCTTTAATACTTTAATTGGTCTGGTTAATCTCTGTGCTAATGCCTTAACAGGGACTAAATTAAATGCTATTCACCAATTTTCTTCTGCCTAGAGTGACAAACTAGGGGTAATCCGAGAAAATAGCTCTCCCGTAAAAGAATTTGGGCTATTGAAGAAGTTTCCTGGTGCTGCTAAAACATCTTCCCTAAACAAACAAAACCCGCGAAGGCGGGTTAGGGAGTCCGTAGATGCGGACGTTGTTTATGTAGACGCGATCTTCAATTAGTTTCGCACTCAAGCACTTTTCAACCAATTCTTGTACAAGTTTTCTTTAACCATACTTTGCCTGAGCACTTCGACTAGATACTCTTGAGCTTGCTCTAGACTCAGGTGCTTGACTTCATCGCGCAAAACTTGCAGTTTGAATTGTTGTTCTAAGCTAAGACCTGTGGGCATTTCCATAGTTCACTCCTCCAATCTATAAGGGAGATATTTTAAGAACGACGTTGGCTTGGGTTCTTTGTATCCCCTTAATTGTAAATTATAGTTACATAGTATTGACAATCTGTCCAAAGTAAACATTTTTGGACTTATCTATGTAGCAAAAGTACATCTAAGTGTGTATGGCCCTATCATAAAAGGGTGAAAACCAGGCAGGATGAGCCAAAGGAGCTAGTCTAATGGACGCAATGGAGTTTTTTCAAAGAAGTGCTGGCCTGTGGCGATCGCAGCGCAGCATCCATCACCTTGCCTTCCGACAAGCGGAATTGGGAGATTCAAATATAGAGGTGACAGCGCTGGCGGCGGACGATCCGCGAGTCGCAGAAATCTGCGCGATGCACGAAGTTGAGCCTACTCAGGCGGCAGGTGGTGCTTTTGTGACTTGGCACGGGTCAATGGCCTGGGACAAGGAAGACGAAAATCACAAGGGGTCTACAGTGTTTGCGATCGTACCCGATGCAGAAAATCCCAGACAAGGTTTGATGCTGCGAGAGCGCGGCTATGCGGAAATCATGCCCGTAGCTGGACGCTATGAGATGGATGCTGAGGATGGGTTGGTCTTAATTACAGAATACGAAACCATGAGCTCGATCGAGCGCTTCTGGTTTACTAACCCCAATGTGCGGATGCGGACAAGCTCAGTCAAACGCTTCGGCGGCTTTAGCACCTCTACTTTCTGCACGGAAATCCGGGTGGAACCAGAGTCTCAGGCAGATGCTCCTCCACAGGATGAAGTCGCAACAGAGCAGTTTTACTCCGCTCTTGGCTGGTAGGGAAGAGAGAATGGGGAGTTTTGAGTTTTGAGTTTTGACTGGCAACAGTCAGAAATTCCCCCTTCCCCTCTGTCCCTCTGTCCCTCTGGCTTCTTGCCTTTCTACCCCCTACCTCCCCTGTCTGCCAACGTCAAAAAATGTTAAAGATTGTTGCGTAATTTCAGAAAAATAAGATTTAGATTGCTAGAATCCCCTACCCTGTAATGATGGCTAGTTGTAGCAATACACTAGCTGTTGATAAAACTAGCGGCGAACTTAGGCTGTTAACCTAAGTGGAGTAAGTTCAGTAAAGGGACTTTGACATCCCTAGCTAGAGCAACTCTCTAAGTCGAAATGAATCCCCGTGTCTTCAGAGCGGGGATAGTCAAAGTGTCAACAACTTCTGAAAATTAAGATTACGGAGATTGTAACGTGGCGCTTCCTTTATTAAGCTACAGCCCTAAGAGCCAAAACCAGCGTGTTTCTGATTTTGAAACCCGGAGCGACGAGCAGCCCAGAATTTTTACAACTGAAAATGTCCTGAGTTCAGGGGACATAGAAGGTTTGATTTGGGCCGCCTATCGCCAGATTTATAGCGAACACCAGATGCTGAAAAGCAACCGCCAGGTAGCCTTGGAATCGCAACTTAAGTGCGGCCAAATTACGGTACGGGACTTCATCCGGGGTTTAGCTACTTCCGATCCCTTCCTGCGTCGGAATTATCAAACCAACAGCAACTACCGCTTTGTGGAAATGTGCGTACAGCGCATTTTAGGTCGCGATGTTTACAGCAATCGTGAAAAGATCGCTTGGTCAATTGTGGTTGTCAACAAGGGGCCCCAAGGTTTCATCGATGACTTGCTCAACAGCGAAGAGTACCTGAACATCTTTGGCTACGATAAGGTACCTTATCAGCAGCGGCGGGTGTTGCCCCAACGGAATGTAGGGGACACACCTTTTAACCTGAAAACCCCTCGCTACGGTGAATACCACCGCTCGCAGTTGGGCTTCCCGCAAATGATTTGGCAGACAAGCGTGCGTCGTTTTGTTCCTCAAGAACAACAGGCAAAGGCTGGCGATCCGTCGCAGTATTTGAATATGGCACGGCAGATGCCGGTACCTGCGGCTCCGCCGTCGCGAGTGCCTTTGGCAAATCTCAATATCGCAACTACGGTTCCTTACCGCCGCCGATAAAATTTGCTCTTGCTTGCCAGATTCCAGAGCGCCAGAAAGCTAACTGAATCTATCAGATGTGACTTTCTGGATTTTGAGTTTTGAGTTTTGAGGTTTGAGTTTTTGTTAACTCAGAATCCAAAACTCAGAACTCATAATTTTTTAGAGGGGCTAGGGGCTAGGGAAAGAGGGAAAGAGAGTCAATAGTGTCAGCCATAAGCGAGTGTCCTAACTGTTGTGACGGTTGCTATATCATCTAACGCGGTTGATTTAAAAAACGCCCCGCCAACATCATCGCATCTCCAATATCGACATCATTATCGCCATCGGCATCTAAAAAGGAACTCAACAGCGAATTTTGGCCTTGCTGCGGATCTTGAGCATTACTGCCCATTTGCAGTAAATTAAGTACCAGAGGAATCAAGACAGGAATCATAGCTTGAATTGTCCCCGGATCGATACCTGTTCTTTGAGCGATCGCCTCAGTAATTTGCGTTACCTGGTTAGAATTAAATAAACTCTGAACGGCTTGAATATTGGGAGTTGTACCGCTGTATTGATTGACAATTGCTTGAGCTTGAGCGTTACCAGACTGCGATCGCACATCTTGCAAAGCCGAGCGCACATAACCCCCTAACATCGATACTGCCATTTGAGCCATTCCCGGCTCAACACCATAGTTATTGCTCAGTTGTTGGACAGTACCAACAATATTATCCAACTGATTTGGACTAGCCTGCTGATTTGGATTGTCGATCGCGCCCAAAATTTGATCGAATAGTCCCATAGTTTCAACCTCCCTGTCTCATTGCTAAATTCTAGAGTATTTACTCATTAAACCCTTTACATCATAAATCATTATCTTTCTGACTTTAATCAAATTAAAGGTTTGAGAATTGAGGACTAAACAATTCCTCTATGAATCGCCCCTCCTCCACTTCTTAAACAACTCCGGCGTAACTAACCCTTGAGGAAAAAATATCGTCCCCAAAACAATCAACAACCCAAAAATAATTAACCGCCCATCCCGCAAAAATTGCGCCAACCAAATCGGTAAACCCGCCGTAGCTGCCAGCGCCCTCAAAACCTCCGGCAAAGCCGTAAACACCATCCCCCCTAACACCGGGCCTAAAAACGTTCTATTCCCACCAATTAACACCGAAGTTAAATAAATAATACTAGCATCAAAAGTACCTTGACGAGCATTCCAAGTATTAAGAAAGTGAGCGCTAACCGCACCCACAACCCCCGCCAAAATCGCACCCAAAGTAAAAGCTAAAACTTTATAAAAAGTCGGATTAATCCCAATCGCATCAGCCACCAATTCATCCGCACGAATAGCCGCAAAAGCACGACCTACGCGGATACGTTCAAGGCGATAAAGAAGTGCCATACTTACTAATAGTAAAGGCACTGCAACCCACAAATACTCAATCGGTGTGCCAAAAGGTTGAGGAATCCCAAAAATCCCCACCGCGCCCCCAGTGATATCCAAATTTAGCGATAAAACCCGCAGAATTTCTACAAAAGCAATCGTTGCAATTGCTAAATAAATTCCCCGCAATCGCAAAGCAGGAACCCCTACAAAAATTCCCAAACAACCACTGATAATACCAGCAATTAACATTTCCAACAACAGGAACGGCAAAGGAAATAAATTGCCTGTTTGCTTAAATACCGTAGTAGAAAGAATTGCGGCAATATAACCACCCAAAGCATAAAAACCAGGACTAGCTAAAGATAATTGCCCAGTCATCAACGGCAAATAAAGAGATAGCCCTAGCATTGCCCCTAACAGCATTGAAACAATTAAAAACCCGTAAGTAGCAAAAAAATCAGCCATTTATAATGTATTTGTTATTTATTAACTGGTAATTTTGGTCAAACTTCCCTCTTCCTTCTTCCCTCTTCCTTCTTCCTTCTTCCTTCTTCCTTCTCTAAACCTTCTGAATAAACCGCCGTCCTAACAAACCCTGTGGTCTCACCAAAAGCATAACAAACAATATAGCAAAAGCCGCAGCATCCTTATAAGCAGAAAAATCCGCAGGTACAAAAGCCTCGACTAACCCAATTACAAAACCTCCTAAAACCGCCCCAGGAATACTCCCCAATCCCCCAAGTACAATTACTGCCAAACCCTTCAAACCAAAAACAATCCCAAAGTATGGCCCTGCAATACTCACGCTAGAACCCACTAAAGTTCCCGCCAAACCCGCCAAAAAACTGCTCACAAAAAATGTCAAGACAATATACCTATCAGTGTCAATACCTAACAAACTAGCCGTAATATCATCTTCAGCTACAGCTTGCATCGCCTTACCAAACTTAGTAAAGTTTATCAGGTAAGTTAAGATAGCTACAATCACTATAGATACCCCAAAAATCACCACCTGAACAGTGCGAATTGGAATTGGTTTATCCAATGTTCCAAAGTTAATTGCCGCAGGTAAATTCCCATAAGTATTAGCAGGAAATGTGTAAATTTCCGCTCCAACCAGATATTGAATGATATTCGCGATCGCAACAGCCACCCCTAAACTAGAAACCACTGTCAATAGCGGGTCAGATTGTCGTTGGCGTAATGGTCTAAAAGCAATCCTTTCGATCGTAACCCCAACCAAACCAGCTAGCGTGCTGCCAATAATTAACGCTCCAAAAAAAGGCAATTGCACAGGCCCTTTAGCATTAGCTAGCAACCCATTAAAACCAAAAGTTCCCCCCATTAGCGTATAGGTGAAATAGGCCCCCAACGTAAATACAGCACCGTGAGCAAAATTAATAATTCCCAGAATAGAAAAAACTAGCGTGTAGCCCAAAGCAAAAATAGCATACACGCTGCCAATCGATAAACCATTGAGAAATTGTTGAATAAATTGAGTGATGTCCACATTCCCTCTTTTACAGCGGAGACTTTTCTTCAACAATTGCCGCAGAAAATTCTTTATAATTTGCTTCTACTTTGTTAAAATATGCTTGAGCATAATCCAACAAATAACTCTGCCATTGAGAAACATTTTCCGCCCAATAAATTAGCTCATCTGCGATTGCCGATCCTTGACGACCACTACTGCGTAGCTGATTCCAAGCCGTTATTTGCCCCATCGTTTTCAGCACCTTTTCTAACCGCCCTAACTTCCCATTCCATTGATCTAAACTCACCTTATCTTGAGTAGGCTGTAACCCCCGCAAAACAAATGGTTTGCCCTCCATTTCTACTGGTGAAACCCAAGATTGCGGCATAGCTTCCATCCGCTTTTGGATATTAACAATTCTTTCAGCTTCATTAACCCATTTAGGTTGTGGCAACTTTAAATAGGGAGTCAGAGAAGATGGGAGTGCTTGTTTGATATCGAGCAAATAGTTATCGTCAGGAGAACCTTTCCCTTCAACTAAGATCGCATAGCGCTTTACTCCTAAACTGCCAGTTCCAGCAATTCGTACTCCCACATCCAATACCTCAAAAAAATCAGGGTTTTGCTGCTTAGCTGCCCAATTTTTTACCAAAGATTCAAGCAACAATCGCTCATCTGAAGATACAGAAGCCGTGCGTTTATTATCAATAATAAAACGACGTTTGCCTTTTTTCTCTTCCGTCCGCCGATCCAAAAAATCTTTCCGACGGCGTAGTTTCAAACTCTCTAATAAATCTGCAACCATCCCCTCAGCCGTCGCCGCCTCTACAGTACGAGCAGTTCCTGATGCCAAAGCATCAGTATAAGCCTTGAGAAAGCAATGACACAAACTAATTGCTTCCGATTGATTTACTCCTAGCGTACCCGCACCGATCAAAATGCTAGTAAGAAAACGAGTTACTTCAAAAATACAAATTTTCCATTAACTCCATCTGCATCCATTTTAATCTGTGCTACGTAAAATGCTTTCTGATTGATTTCTCCTTGAGGCGTGAAAGAAATTTCACCCAAAGGCGTGTCATATTTCCCAATCAACAATTGCGAATTCAAATTAGTACGCAAATCGGCCAAGGGCTGAGCAGTAATGTTGGATTTAGCATTTACAGCTTTTAATGCCTCAACAAAAACCTGAACTCCAGTGAAAGCTTGAGCGCTAAATTGAGGAGGTTCTTTCTTAAATTGGCTACGATAAGCCTCTCGGAACGCTTTGTTAACTTCATTTTCATGCTCAGGGCTATAGGCTTGAGCAATCAAAACACCATCGCACAGCGCTTTACATACTGACAATACATTGGAAGTATTTAAACCATTACCACCAATGATAATCCCTTTATAACCAAGTTCTCGCAACTGTTTAATTAAGTTGCCCCCATCGGCTGCCAACCCAGAAATAATAATCAAATCTGGTTGCACGTTAATAGCATTAGTTGCTTGGGATTGAAAGTCAGTATCAGTAGTCAAGAATTTTTGCACCGTTGTCAATTCTAGCCCCTTATCTTTGACAGTTTTCTGAAAAGTTTCAGTCTCAGATTTACTAAAAGCATCATTCTGTGCAAAAAACACAGCCACTTTTTTAATGTTGGGATTTTGCTTAAGGGCCGCTGCGATCGCATTGGGGGCTACCACCGCCACAGGTGCCGAGACGCGAGCTATATATTCACCGATTTCTGGAATACCTTTAGCTGTGTTAGAGGGGGCTAATACTGGCACTTTGGCGCGATCGGCAATTGGATCGGCACTAAAAGCTTGCTGGGAAAGGGTGGGGCCAACAATACCCACAACTTTATCCTGATTGA from Kamptonema formosum PCC 6407 encodes:
- a CDS encoding HEAT repeat domain-containing protein; this encodes MILVIAALISFLAGLAVAYWLVEKRLQQHKQNQSEQTRRISEDMERTHQSRMQETIKSLQAGEENRRRQITEELEQVHNSRLQETIQSLQDQHNIQLVQVTDELQKTYEDRMQSAIQSLQDRHQSELKQTTEELQAREAQMQATISELQAQYETQLMQAAEELARTYEAQKQSAINLLQEEYENDLRLAAEKSQAHEAQMQGNTRLLQEHYETQLKNANEELQNHEGYTQQTVRMLQNHYESQLGEQNPAWQSQPSETATPEFVESPQLETVTPTYSVPLEPEIEEQKVPTLNFTAKALVQELDNKIIAWGDSRQISFVPQLIGYSRHQSANIRKLTAAALSKIAAANGSRSELQQAIPILGKLSRDLEPQVRLSAVEALGAIKSDKAIPFLQQALRDTDRNVAKSASAALSKFRYYPAKSTAKAKDSKLKKPQR
- a CDS encoding NblA/ycf18 family protein, encoding MEMPTGLSLEQQFKLQVLRDEVKHLSLEQAQEYLVEVLRQSMVKENLYKNWLKSA
- the psaK gene encoding photosystem I reaction center subunit PsaK, with amino-acid sequence MIYSALLLAVGQSTTPHTPEWSLGVGLVMILANLFAIAIGYYGISKNNRGKGPALPVDLPGMFTGFGVPELLATASFGHILGAGVILGLGNAGVL
- a CDS encoding branched-chain amino acid ABC transporter permease; this encodes MADFFATYGFLIVSMLLGAMLGLSLYLPLMTGQLSLASPGFYALGGYIAAILSTTVFKQTGNLFPLPFLLLEMLIAGIISGCLGIFVGVPALRLRGIYLAIATIAFVEILRVLSLNLDITGGAVGIFGIPQPFGTPIEYLWVAVPLLLVSMALLYRLERIRVGRAFAAIRADELVADAIGINPTFYKVLAFTLGAILAGVVGAVSAHFLNTWNARQGTFDASIIYLTSVLIGGNRTFLGPVLGGMVFTALPEVLRALAATAGLPIWLAQFLRDGRLIIFGLLIVLGTIFFPQGLVTPELFKKWRRGDS
- a CDS encoding branched-chain amino acid ABC transporter permease codes for the protein MDITQFIQQFLNGLSIGSVYAIFALGYTLVFSILGIINFAHGAVFTLGAYFTYTLMGGTFGFNGLLANAKGPVQLPFFGALIIGSTLAGLVGVTIERIAFRPLRQRQSDPLLTVVSSLGVAVAIANIIQYLVGAEIYTFPANTYGNLPAAINFGTLDKPIPIRTVQVVIFGVSIVIVAILTYLINFTKFGKAMQAVAEDDITASLLGIDTDRYIVLTFFVSSFLAGLAGTLVGSSVSIAGPYFGIVFGLKGLAVIVLGGLGSIPGAVLGGFVIGLVEAFVPADFSAYKDAAAFAILFVMLLVRPQGLLGRRFIQKV
- a CDS encoding DUF937 domain-containing protein, translating into MGLFDQILGAIDNPNQQASPNQLDNIVGTVQQLSNNYGVEPGMAQMAVSMLGGYVRSALQDVRSQSGNAQAQAIVNQYSGTTPNIQAVQSLFNSNQVTQITEAIAQRTGIDPGTIQAMIPVLIPLVLNLLQMGSNAQDPQQGQNSLLSSFLDADGDNDVDIGDAMMLAGRFLNQPR
- a CDS encoding phycobilisome rod-core linker polypeptide encodes the protein MALPLLSYSPKSQNQRVSDFETRSDEQPRIFTTENVLSSGDIEGLIWAAYRQIYSEHQMLKSNRQVALESQLKCGQITVRDFIRGLATSDPFLRRNYQTNSNYRFVEMCVQRILGRDVYSNREKIAWSIVVVNKGPQGFIDDLLNSEEYLNIFGYDKVPYQQRRVLPQRNVGDTPFNLKTPRYGEYHRSQLGFPQMIWQTSVRRFVPQEQQAKAGDPSQYLNMARQMPVPAAPPSRVPLANLNIATTVPYRRR
- a CDS encoding phycobiliprotein lyase; the protein is MDAMEFFQRSAGLWRSQRSIHHLAFRQAELGDSNIEVTALAADDPRVAEICAMHEVEPTQAAGGAFVTWHGSMAWDKEDENHKGSTVFAIVPDAENPRQGLMLRERGYAEIMPVAGRYEMDAEDGLVLITEYETMSSIERFWFTNPNVRMRTSSVKRFGGFSTSTFCTEIRVEPESQADAPPQDEVATEQFYSALGW
- a CDS encoding DUF2252 family protein; this translates as MIGAGTLGVNQSEAISLCHCFLKAYTDALASGTARTVEAATAEGMVADLLESLKLRRRKDFLDRRTEEKKGKRRFIIDNKRTASVSSDERLLLESLVKNWAAKQQNPDFFEVLDVGVRIAGTGSLGVKRYAILVEGKGSPDDNYLLDIKQALPSSLTPYLKLPQPKWVNEAERIVNIQKRMEAMPQSWVSPVEMEGKPFVLRGLQPTQDKVSLDQWNGKLGRLEKVLKTMGQITAWNQLRSSGRQGSAIADELIYWAENVSQWQSYLLDYAQAYFNKVEANYKEFSAAIVEEKSPL
- a CDS encoding phosphoribosylanthranilate isomerase; protein product: MRVKICGITKLEQGQAIAQLGAGALGFICVPASPRYIQPELIRAIVEQLPQNIDRIGVFANTTLEIICQVVDRSQLNGVQLHGDESPEFCDRLQQFLPGVEIIKALRVKTPETLEKAAIYAAHVNTLLLDAYHPNQLGGTGKTIDWTSLKQFQPSCPWLLAGGLTPDNILAALKQLQPSGIDLSSGLEIAPGDKDLSKVARLFEVITVRNGEFQIGDLPPVLHTRSPHL
- a CDS encoding acylphosphatase, translating into MEHPLPTPTTRAHVFVSGTVQGVGYRYSTMNYAKRFGVNGWVRNLADGRVEAVFEGSIEAVQSMISWCRIGPMGAVVKDVAIEYEEPEGDRRFEIRRF